In a single window of the Dinghuibacter silviterrae genome:
- a CDS encoding S41 family peptidase, producing MKRYRPFILLSLITLAACKKNISNPVSDLPPSTFSQAFDEFWNELNVNYVYWDVDTTNWDAMYQRYKPLFDSLKIDDTADLSKSVGYFRQMTDGLIDHHFSIAFTNNVLKDSSVIPSYDQWRKDPAFRFPYSYIGTDERYLDSGYRMGNNLLPGSGNYVLAVSGTIHGNILFFTCNQFQLSASFGSVAGNGVQLVLNYFFQRLENPTGLKAVVLDFRDNPGGDVNDLNFLAGHFIDQSLHFGYTRNKSGNGRLDYTPWIDAAVVPQSGAQAVTLPVIILADKYSQSMAEIMTMALRTLPQCRVVGETTFGATGPFAANALYDDGSFSLPGFLSVTTSSVEFKYIDGKMYEGKGFPPDYPVAFNVKALDTLDDPQMDKALSLVQ from the coding sequence ATGAAGCGATACCGGCCATTCATACTGCTTTCCCTGATAACCTTGGCGGCCTGCAAGAAAAATATCTCCAATCCTGTTAGTGATTTGCCCCCATCGACTTTTAGCCAGGCATTCGACGAATTCTGGAATGAGCTAAACGTGAACTATGTGTATTGGGATGTCGATACGACCAACTGGGACGCAATGTACCAGCGATACAAACCACTGTTCGACAGCCTGAAGATCGACGACACGGCTGACCTCTCCAAGTCGGTTGGTTATTTCCGTCAAATGACCGATGGTTTGATCGACCACCATTTCTCCATTGCCTTCACCAACAACGTGCTGAAAGACTCCAGCGTCATTCCATCCTATGATCAATGGCGAAAGGATCCGGCCTTCCGGTTTCCCTATTCCTATATCGGAACGGATGAACGCTACCTCGATTCGGGCTACCGCATGGGGAATAATCTGCTACCGGGGTCCGGCAACTACGTCCTGGCGGTTTCCGGGACGATCCACGGCAATATCCTGTTCTTTACCTGTAACCAGTTCCAATTATCCGCCTCCTTTGGGTCAGTGGCGGGCAACGGCGTTCAGCTGGTGTTGAATTATTTCTTCCAGCGCCTGGAAAACCCCACCGGCCTGAAAGCTGTCGTACTGGATTTCCGCGACAACCCGGGCGGGGACGTCAACGACCTGAATTTCCTGGCGGGACACTTTATCGATCAGTCGTTGCATTTTGGCTATACGCGCAACAAAAGCGGCAACGGCCGGCTGGATTATACGCCCTGGATCGATGCGGCGGTGGTACCCCAGTCGGGTGCCCAGGCGGTTACGCTTCCGGTCATCATCTTAGCCGACAAATATTCCCAGTCCATGGCTGAGATCATGACTATGGCCTTGCGAACCCTGCCCCAATGCCGGGTGGTGGGCGAAACGACTTTTGGGGCCACGGGGCCTTTCGCGGCCAATGCCCTGTACGATGACGGTTCCTTTTCATTGCCGGGCTTTCTTTCCGTGACCACGTCCTCCGTCGAATTCAAATACATCGACGGGAAAATGTATGAGGGAAAAGGGTTCCCCCCGGACTATCCTGTAGCCTTCAATGTGAAGGCGCTGGATACCCTTGATGATCCCCAAATGGATAAAGCGCTGTCGCTCGTACAATAA
- a CDS encoding porin family protein, with amino-acid sequence MNSKPFLLAVILLSLKASLFAQTLVGVEGGLSYNTYHTNIANRAATSLTGNSGFTVGIPILYRIYPWLYITAIPGLVQKGYTMNRTDSLAGEYDRHKNTYLQLPVGAHLEYGGRRLRFGLDAGLYAGYWLYGRVKGRTADIFNGTSANGGEQFQLDSYNQSYSFLSERDNRWEEGWWLGPGIQYLLTGYCRVTVAARYYQSLTSQEKTAASAIPAYNRTWTFSIGAAWSIHKSKPRT; translated from the coding sequence ATGAATAGCAAGCCATTTTTACTGGCAGTCATACTTTTATCACTCAAGGCCTCCCTCTTCGCGCAGACCCTCGTCGGCGTGGAGGGGGGCCTTAGTTATAATACCTATCATACGAATATCGCCAACAGGGCGGCAACCAGCCTGACTGGCAATTCGGGTTTCACCGTCGGAATTCCGATCCTCTACAGGATATATCCCTGGTTATACATTACTGCCATCCCGGGACTTGTGCAAAAAGGGTATACCATGAACCGGACGGATTCCCTGGCGGGCGAATACGACCGGCACAAGAACACGTACCTTCAACTGCCCGTCGGCGCCCACCTGGAGTACGGGGGACGACGCCTTCGGTTCGGGTTGGATGCGGGGTTGTATGCCGGCTATTGGCTGTATGGACGGGTCAAAGGCCGGACCGCGGATATATTTAACGGCACCTCCGCAAACGGTGGCGAGCAATTCCAGCTCGACAGCTACAACCAGTCCTATTCTTTTCTTTCGGAGCGGGATAACCGCTGGGAAGAAGGATGGTGGCTCGGGCCGGGAATACAATATCTGTTGACCGGTTACTGCCGGGTAACGGTCGCGGCCAGGTACTATCAATCCCTGACCAGCCAGGAAAAAACAGCGGCCAGCGCCATACCCGCCTATAACCGCACCTGGACATTTTCGATCGGTGCTGCATGGTCAATACACAAGTCAAAACCGCGCACATGA
- a CDS encoding BlaI/MecI/CopY family transcriptional regulator has translation MQKLAKREEQIMQVLWRLEKAYVKDIIAGLPDPKPHYNSVATMVKILEEKGFVDHEAFGNTFRYFPVVSKETYQRHTLGDIVKQYFNDSYPSMLAFFAKEEKISQTDLEEILKIIQSKKP, from the coding sequence ATGCAAAAACTTGCCAAACGGGAAGAACAGATCATGCAGGTCCTTTGGCGTCTGGAAAAGGCGTACGTCAAGGATATCATTGCCGGTCTGCCCGACCCAAAACCCCACTACAATTCGGTGGCGACCATGGTAAAAATCCTGGAGGAAAAAGGGTTTGTGGACCACGAAGCCTTTGGGAATACATTCCGTTATTTCCCTGTCGTTTCCAAAGAAACCTACCAGAGACACACCCTCGGGGACATCGTGAAACAATATTTTAATGACTCCTACCCGAGTATGCTCGCTTTTTTCGCCAAGGAAGAAAAAATATCCCAAACGGACCTGGAGGAGATCTTGAAAATCATACAATCCAAGAAGCCATGA
- a CDS encoding M56 family metallopeptidase translates to MIPYIMYVAMVTAVYFLFYRLLLHKETFFRLNRWFFLGGLACSFVLPLLPVPRAWSLRERMEEVLPATTSAQGAAATPARDAAATSVPSTVAPGTAAPDPETFGPFTAAAIRPETKAPVQKATTEAMRTPANAMRTNGPAYENARAAIITANTAPTVSTAPTANTVPTASTAPTANYASNAPSATYASTAPAATPRAHATAPVESTLTGPHTPDRPAPVATTETPGIWDGITLSLVLTILYYGYFCGVLIFAFNLLLQFVVVWYQVKQGKVIRDGAFRIVETKGDKAPCSFGRIIFINPSLYDEETYQQILTHEKVHARGRHSVDILLAELGIVLQWFNPFAWWYRRALEDNLEFLTDAAMINNPRINPSNYQLSLLKVSVPHLPLSITSNYNQSLLKKRILMMHSKQSSAGTTWKYLFLVPLLAVMVCVFNHTLAVTAQQVQKAQQAQQVRVRKVIENKIDTNSNPRTITERDGESEPQVYAVVPNPVVVANPDPLDVSVAVPVPNPMPMVNVHPVVTPVIDVNPMPDVDIRVDGDHRSGTWMATIDGDTVEMTMRSGDANDNWTNTEWFLKSEFSALPTTKSEFTITREAGTLVLNGLFDGNEGYGHFTFKENSDFEVFLKSHGLADVSDDQMFRVFRANVTRKAVEDLAQAGYKQLSIHDLCSLCAMKVDAAYIDSWRQLGYPHLDPHELVSLKALHVDGNFVKEWQAAGFKDLEPRELTTAKAMGITPAYAQTWAQLGYKDLAMHELAGLKSMNVDAGYLKELQDAGLKDLGPHELMAAKSMDIDAAYVKSWSDAGYKDLSIHDLVGLKSQKVDASYIQELKAAGLTDLEPHQLIAAKSMDITPDYVRSWKELGYTDLPIHELVALKSMGVERTYIKELQDAGYAHLEPHELISFKSQGITPGFVKEYAALGFKDIPPHTLVALKSMEITPEYITSMKNKGFVSNDLQEYIKLKTFK, encoded by the coding sequence ATGATACCCTATATCATGTACGTTGCGATGGTCACGGCGGTTTACTTCCTCTTCTATCGCCTGCTGCTCCACAAAGAGACCTTTTTCCGGTTGAACCGGTGGTTTTTCCTGGGGGGGCTTGCTTGCTCCTTTGTGTTGCCGCTGCTTCCCGTGCCCAGGGCATGGTCGCTGCGCGAGCGAATGGAGGAGGTCTTGCCCGCGACGACATCCGCCCAGGGCGCTGCTGCGACACCTGCCCGGGACGCTGCCGCGACATCCGTCCCCAGCACCGTTGCGCCCGGCACGGCGGCCCCCGACCCGGAGACGTTCGGCCCCTTCACCGCCGCTGCGATCCGCCCGGAGACCAAGGCTCCCGTTCAAAAAGCGACGACGGAAGCGATGCGTACCCCCGCCAATGCGATGCGCACGAATGGCCCCGCGTATGAAAACGCACGCGCCGCGATAATAACCGCGAACACCGCGCCTACTGTGAGTACTGCGCCTACTGCGAACACCGTGCCTACCGCGAGCACCGCGCCTACCGCAAATTATGCGAGCAACGCGCCCTCCGCGACATATGCGAGCACCGCGCCCGCCGCAACGCCCCGTGCGCATGCCACCGCGCCCGTCGAATCGACGCTCACGGGCCCCCACACACCCGATCGCCCGGCCCCCGTGGCCACCACGGAGACACCCGGGATCTGGGACGGGATCACCCTGTCGCTGGTGCTGACCATCCTTTATTACGGCTACTTCTGCGGGGTCCTGATCTTTGCGTTCAACCTGTTGCTCCAGTTCGTCGTGGTCTGGTACCAGGTGAAGCAGGGGAAGGTGATCCGGGACGGGGCTTTCCGGATCGTGGAGACGAAGGGGGATAAGGCGCCCTGCTCTTTTGGACGCATTATCTTTATCAATCCCTCGTTGTATGACGAGGAGACCTATCAGCAGATCCTGACCCACGAAAAGGTGCACGCCCGGGGGCGGCACAGCGTGGACATCCTGCTGGCGGAGCTGGGGATCGTCCTGCAGTGGTTTAATCCTTTTGCCTGGTGGTACAGGCGGGCGTTGGAGGATAACCTCGAATTTCTTACCGACGCGGCGATGATCAACAATCCCCGGATCAATCCCTCGAACTATCAATTGAGCCTGCTGAAGGTGTCGGTCCCGCACCTGCCCCTGAGCATCACTTCGAACTATAACCAATCACTGCTCAAAAAACGAATTCTAATGATGCATTCCAAACAATCCTCGGCCGGTACGACCTGGAAGTATCTTTTCCTGGTCCCTTTGCTGGCCGTTATGGTCTGCGTATTTAACCATACGCTGGCGGTTACCGCCCAACAGGTCCAAAAGGCCCAACAGGCCCAACAAGTCCGGGTCAGGAAAGTGATCGAGAACAAAATAGATACCAACAGCAATCCACGTACGATCACGGAACGGGATGGAGAGAGCGAACCCCAGGTATACGCGGTAGTTCCGAACCCGGTTGTCGTTGCCAATCCGGACCCCTTAGATGTAAGTGTTGCGGTCCCGGTCCCGAACCCGATGCCCATGGTCAACGTACACCCGGTGGTCACCCCCGTCATCGATGTCAACCCGATGCCCGATGTGGATATAAGGGTCGATGGCGACCATCGCAGCGGCACCTGGATGGCCACCATCGATGGAGATACGGTAGAAATGACGATGCGGAGCGGGGACGCGAACGACAATTGGACGAATACCGAGTGGTTTTTGAAGTCGGAATTCTCGGCCCTGCCTACGACGAAAAGTGAGTTTACGATCACCCGGGAAGCGGGGACGCTTGTGTTGAACGGGTTGTTTGACGGGAACGAGGGCTATGGTCACTTTACGTTTAAAGAGAATAGTGATTTTGAAGTCTTTCTAAAAAGCCATGGGCTTGCCGATGTATCGGACGACCAGATGTTTCGTGTCTTCCGGGCGAATGTGACCCGGAAGGCGGTGGAGGACCTGGCGCAGGCGGGCTATAAACAGCTTTCCATCCACGATCTGTGCTCGTTGTGCGCGATGAAGGTCGATGCGGCCTATATCGACTCCTGGAGACAACTGGGGTATCCGCACCTGGATCCGCATGAGCTGGTATCGCTGAAGGCGCTCCACGTGGACGGCAACTTTGTAAAAGAATGGCAGGCCGCCGGGTTTAAAGACCTGGAACCGCGTGAGCTGACGACCGCCAAAGCCATGGGCATCACCCCGGCGTATGCGCAGACATGGGCGCAACTGGGGTATAAAGACCTGGCGATGCATGAGCTGGCCGGTCTGAAATCCATGAACGTCGACGCCGGTTATTTAAAAGAACTGCAGGACGCGGGGTTAAAGGACCTGGGTCCTCACGAACTGATGGCCGCCAAGTCGATGGACATCGACGCTGCGTATGTCAAGTCCTGGTCGGATGCAGGATATAAAGACTTGTCGATCCATGACCTGGTGGGTCTGAAGTCGCAGAAGGTAGACGCCAGTTACATACAGGAGTTAAAGGCAGCCGGGCTGACAGACCTGGAACCGCACCAACTCATCGCCGCCAAATCGATGGATATCACCCCAGATTATGTCCGGTCCTGGAAAGAACTGGGTTACACCGACCTGCCCATTCATGAGCTGGTGGCATTGAAATCGATGGGCGTGGAACGTACATATATCAAAGAGCTCCAGGACGCAGGGTATGCCCACCTGGAACCGCACGAACTAATTTCTTTCAAATCACAAGGCATCACGCCTGGATTTGTAAAAGAATATGCGGCGCTCGGATTTAAAGATATTCCGCCGCACACGCTGGTCGCCCTGAAATCGATGGAAATTACGCCGGAGTACATTACTTCCATGAAAAACAAAGGTTTTGTCTCTAACGATTTGCAGGAATACATTAAGCTGAAGACGTTTAAGTAG
- a CDS encoding SPFH domain-containing protein — translation MTQTETLRWILLIGIPLLCLIFYKVILRVFFGVIIVPENRIGIVTKKFKLSGGQELPVGRIVATAGEAGFQAKTLAPGVYFAKWPWQYTVTFEPFTVIPTGKIGLVLAKDGKELLPGDILARRVECDSFQDAEAFLKNGGQKGRQTAIMTPGSYRVNTLLFDIEVTDMIHVPESGVGIVTTQEGKVLDPGQIAGRTIQGHNNFQDVDTFLNQGGHKGLQEQVILAGSYFLNPWFASVEVVRMTEIPIGYVGVVISFVGNDGEDLSGASFKHGNIVARGNKGVWAEPLGPGKYPINPYIMKVELVPTTNLVLNWANTRSEAHQLDKNLSTITVRSKDGFSFNLDVSQIIHIPTTEAPKVIGRFGNMSNLVTQVLEPTIGNYFRNSAQDADVIDFLKSRKERQEQAKMHIGVVLDQYNVNGVDTLIGDIVPPESLMKTLTDRKIAEEQKVTYETQMKAQETRQALEKETAIAEIQKDVVKADQGVWIAERIADASVKKATGDASSVRLQANAEADRVKLLASGEAEKVRVLAKAEAEKTELMAKADAERIAVTGNAEAEKILAIGKSSAESYKLAVEAMGGDNFTQLKVMEAIGSEHIRIMPDVLIAGADNGSGPVNGLLGLKLLEELGKKKPA, via the coding sequence ATGACACAAACTGAAACCCTCAGGTGGATCCTGTTGATTGGTATTCCCCTGCTTTGTTTGATCTTTTACAAAGTCATTCTGCGCGTATTCTTTGGCGTGATCATCGTGCCGGAGAACAGGATCGGTATCGTGACCAAAAAATTTAAACTCTCGGGTGGCCAGGAACTACCGGTGGGCCGTATCGTCGCTACGGCCGGTGAAGCCGGTTTCCAGGCAAAAACGCTGGCGCCCGGGGTGTATTTTGCTAAATGGCCCTGGCAATATACGGTGACCTTTGAACCTTTTACGGTGATCCCCACGGGGAAGATCGGGCTGGTGCTGGCCAAGGACGGGAAGGAACTTCTCCCCGGGGACATCCTCGCCCGGCGTGTGGAGTGCGACTCGTTCCAGGACGCCGAGGCCTTTCTCAAAAACGGGGGCCAGAAAGGACGGCAAACGGCCATCATGACACCGGGTTCTTACCGTGTCAATACCCTTCTTTTTGACATCGAGGTGACGGACATGATCCATGTCCCGGAAAGCGGGGTGGGGATCGTCACCACCCAGGAAGGGAAGGTGCTGGACCCGGGCCAGATTGCGGGCCGCACGATCCAGGGACACAACAACTTCCAGGACGTGGACACCTTCCTGAACCAAGGCGGTCATAAGGGGCTGCAGGAACAGGTGATCCTGGCGGGTTCCTACTTCCTAAACCCCTGGTTTGCGAGCGTGGAAGTGGTCCGGATGACCGAAATCCCCATCGGCTACGTCGGTGTAGTGATCTCCTTCGTGGGGAATGACGGGGAAGACCTGAGCGGGGCCTCTTTTAAACACGGGAACATTGTGGCCCGCGGGAACAAAGGGGTTTGGGCCGAACCCCTTGGACCGGGTAAGTACCCGATCAACCCGTATATCATGAAGGTGGAACTGGTGCCTACGACCAACCTCGTCCTGAACTGGGCGAATACCCGGTCGGAGGCGCACCAACTGGACAAAAACCTGAGCACGATCACGGTCCGTTCGAAGGATGGTTTCTCCTTTAACCTGGACGTGTCGCAGATCATCCATATCCCCACGACCGAGGCGCCGAAGGTCATCGGCCGTTTCGGGAACATGAGCAACCTTGTCACCCAAGTACTGGAGCCGACCATCGGGAACTATTTCCGTAACTCGGCCCAGGACGCGGACGTGATCGACTTCCTGAAAAGCCGTAAGGAACGGCAGGAGCAGGCCAAGATGCACATCGGGGTCGTCCTGGACCAGTACAACGTCAACGGGGTGGATACCCTGATCGGGGACATCGTACCCCCCGAAAGCCTGATGAAGACCCTCACCGACCGTAAGATCGCGGAGGAACAAAAGGTGACTTATGAAACGCAAATGAAGGCCCAGGAGACCCGTCAGGCCCTGGAAAAGGAAACCGCCATCGCCGAGATCCAAAAGGACGTCGTCAAAGCGGACCAGGGTGTGTGGATCGCCGAAAGGATCGCCGACGCTTCCGTGAAAAAAGCCACGGGTGACGCCAGCAGCGTCCGGCTCCAGGCCAACGCCGAAGCCGACCGGGTGAAACTCCTGGCCAGCGGTGAGGCGGAAAAGGTACGCGTCCTGGCCAAGGCCGAAGCCGAAAAGACCGAGCTCATGGCCAAGGCGGATGCCGAAAGGATCGCGGTCACGGGTAACGCCGAAGCCGAAAAGATCCTGGCGATCGGTAAGTCGAGCGCCGAGTCGTACAAACTGGCCGTGGAAGCCATGGGCGGGGACAACTTCACCCAGCTCAAGGTCATGGAAGCCATCGGATCCGAACACATCCGGATCATGCCCGACGTCCTCATCGCCGGTGCGGACAACGGCAGCGGACCCGTCAACGGGCTTCTGGGGCTCAAGCTCCTGGAAGAGCTGGGCAAGAAGAAGCCGGCATAA
- a CDS encoding PIG-L family deacetylase, producing the protein MMILRRLLPTIAAISVITSTSAQAPRSYSSADILQLMQQLKVVGSVLYIAAHPDDENTRLLAYLARERKVRTAYMSLTRGDGGQNLLGDEQGIELGLIRTQELLAARRIDGAEQFFSRAYDFGFCKSAQEALKIWGEDSILADVVWVIRKFQPDVIITRFPEDRRAGHGHHAASAILAREAFTAAADPNRFPEQFALGVKPWQAKRILWNTFNFGGNNTTSEDQFKIDVGTYNALLGKSYGEIAAESRSQHKSQGFGVAASRGRSFEYFQTVGGDAPKNDLLDGVTADWSRLGAPEINAAIDSVINSFDPLHPSASMPALERLTGRVAELHTGIWWNYKLDQLHLLENACSGLWTEAFVTRPYLVRGETAPVTVSMVNRGPEPITVTHIMVGTIDTAITATLSPNIPVSFTIPFHVWEGEPLSQPYWLRREKTEGRFSVEDQHDIGKPQNDPPLSAFIWVAQGGDDRRVALPVMYRHTDPVRGELYQPLEIVPALLVYFTPGTILSNLQPVFRPTLKLTVVPTTDIHGASMTVRLAKPGQVMEIDKGTVDLERDKSYQYEIPYNEKFIDRDSVFDVSVQLKEGDHVAGYSAGLKEIDYPHIPFIHYFHGTSTKVIGERVNVKGKHIGYIVGAGDKMPGCLEEMGYDVTILHEADLLDGGLGRFDAIITGVRAFNTQPWLRNVMPGLMDYVKAGGVLLEQYNNLNGLVTPALGPYAFHVGGGRVTDEAADVSFLEPGNAAFHYPNEITPKDFDGWIQERGLYYVDADGLDPHYKALLGMHDPGEAIQKGSLIVGAYGKGKFVYTSLAFFRQLPAGVPGAYRLFANLLAPPPVQ; encoded by the coding sequence ATGATGATCCTCAGACGACTCCTGCCGACTATAGCAGCCATCAGTGTAATCACCTCCACCTCTGCCCAGGCCCCCCGCTCCTACAGCAGTGCTGACATCCTCCAGTTGATGCAGCAACTCAAAGTGGTGGGCTCCGTCCTGTATATAGCGGCGCACCCGGATGACGAAAACACCCGGTTGCTGGCCTACCTGGCACGGGAAAGAAAGGTCCGCACGGCGTACATGAGCCTGACCCGGGGGGACGGTGGGCAAAACCTGCTGGGGGATGAACAAGGGATCGAACTGGGGCTGATCCGCACCCAGGAACTCCTGGCGGCGCGCCGCATCGATGGAGCGGAACAATTTTTCTCCAGGGCTTATGACTTCGGATTTTGCAAATCGGCCCAGGAGGCGCTAAAGATCTGGGGGGAGGACTCCATCCTGGCAGACGTCGTCTGGGTGATCCGCAAATTCCAGCCGGACGTGATCATCACCCGTTTCCCGGAAGACCGGAGGGCGGGACACGGACACCACGCGGCTTCGGCCATCCTGGCCCGGGAAGCCTTTACGGCAGCCGCGGATCCGAACCGTTTTCCCGAGCAATTTGCCCTGGGGGTAAAACCCTGGCAGGCCAAACGCATCCTTTGGAATACCTTCAATTTCGGGGGGAACAACACGACGTCGGAAGACCAGTTCAAAATCGACGTGGGCACCTACAATGCACTCCTGGGGAAAAGCTATGGCGAGATCGCCGCGGAAAGCCGCAGCCAGCATAAAAGCCAGGGCTTCGGCGTGGCCGCTTCCCGCGGCCGGTCCTTCGAATACTTCCAAACCGTAGGCGGGGACGCACCGAAAAACGACCTCCTGGACGGTGTAACTGCCGACTGGAGCAGGCTGGGGGCACCGGAGATCAATGCCGCCATCGATTCAGTTATTAACAGCTTTGACCCTTTACATCCTTCCGCCAGCATGCCCGCCCTGGAGCGGTTGACCGGCCGGGTGGCGGAATTGCACACCGGCATCTGGTGGAATTATAAGTTGGACCAATTGCATCTTTTGGAAAACGCGTGCAGCGGCCTTTGGACGGAAGCCTTTGTGACCCGGCCCTACCTGGTGCGGGGAGAAACGGCCCCCGTGACCGTATCGATGGTCAACCGCGGACCGGAACCCATCACGGTCACGCATATCATGGTGGGGACAATAGACACGGCGATCACGGCTACCCTGTCCCCGAACATCCCCGTGTCGTTTACCATCCCCTTCCATGTCTGGGAGGGGGAACCCCTGTCCCAGCCGTACTGGCTGAGGCGGGAGAAGACGGAGGGGCGTTTTTCCGTGGAAGATCAGCACGACATCGGGAAGCCGCAAAACGATCCACCCCTGTCTGCCTTTATATGGGTAGCACAGGGCGGCGATGACCGGCGGGTGGCCCTGCCCGTTATGTACAGGCACACCGACCCGGTACGGGGCGAGCTCTACCAGCCGCTGGAAATCGTACCCGCGCTCCTGGTTTATTTCACACCAGGCACGATCCTGAGCAACCTGCAGCCCGTTTTCCGCCCGACGTTAAAACTGACGGTCGTGCCCACGACCGACATACACGGGGCGAGCATGACCGTTCGACTCGCCAAACCAGGCCAGGTCATGGAGATCGACAAAGGGACGGTGGACCTGGAACGGGATAAGTCGTACCAGTACGAGATCCCCTATAATGAAAAATTTATCGACAGGGACAGTGTCTTCGACGTCAGTGTCCAACTAAAGGAAGGTGACCACGTGGCTGGTTACAGCGCGGGACTCAAGGAGATCGACTATCCTCATATTCCTTTTATCCACTACTTCCACGGCACCTCCACCAAGGTGATTGGGGAGCGCGTGAATGTCAAGGGCAAGCACATCGGCTACATCGTTGGTGCAGGGGACAAGATGCCCGGCTGTCTGGAGGAGATGGGGTACGACGTCACCATCCTCCACGAAGCCGACCTCCTGGACGGGGGCCTGGGCCGTTTTGACGCCATCATCACCGGGGTAAGGGCCTTCAACACCCAACCCTGGCTCCGGAACGTCATGCCGGGGCTGATGGACTACGTCAAGGCCGGGGGCGTCCTCCTGGAACAGTACAACAACCTGAACGGACTCGTTACGCCGGCCCTTGGTCCTTATGCTTTCCACGTGGGGGGCGGCCGGGTGACCGATGAGGCGGCCGACGTCTCCTTCCTGGAGCCGGGTAATGCTGCGTTCCACTATCCCAATGAGATCACCCCCAAAGACTTTGACGGCTGGATCCAGGAAAGAGGGCTTTACTACGTGGACGCCGACGGTCTGGACCCGCACTATAAGGCGCTCCTGGGCATGCACGACCCGGGCGAAGCTATCCAGAAGGGATCGCTCATCGTAGGGGCCTATGGAAAGGGCAAGTTCGTCTATACCTCCCTGGCCTTCTTCCGGCAACTGCCGGCGGGCGTTCCCGGGGCGTACCGGCTGTTTGCCAACCTGCTCGCACCGCCGCCCGTACAATAA